ATTATGTGTTATGACACATCTGCCCAGCCCTCTATCGCCGACTAGGAGCATTGAATGATTGTGGTGACGCAACTGCAACGTCATAACGGTTCCCACTCTCcgtttttcctctctctctcattcactCACTTCTCCTCCGCTGGTGACAGTGCACTTTACCTCTCCGCTTGGGCTTtgggtctgtgtgtgtttgtccatGGGGTTGCCTTGCCTTCACTGTGTTGATGGTGGCGATCCAACTGGCAGGACTCAACcgcgagagagagagcgggagaGAAAGACACTGATCAGAAGGAAAGACGACAAGACGAGAGAGTCGCGGACATGGCAAGAGGTTATGTGGGTTCATACAAATTGCGCGTTACGCAGTCTGCGATCGCATCCTCATAATGCAAAAGCGATTCTACCGAGGGGCTTTCTGGCAACTGTCAAAGACGATTGCAATGTTTTCCTCTGAACAGAACGAGTACAAAAATAAGCTCATGGAGAAAAGGGAGAGGTAAAGATAGAAAAGATGCCAGCAAAAGAGCGAGTGTGAGAGACCCAGCTGAGAAGCTTCGGAGTTCGAAGAGATGGGTTGGCATGAAACAAAGTGTTTAGGCAGGAAAGAAAGCGCAAGAATGGCTTAGAAAAGAACACGATTAAGACTGCATGagtgattcattttttacaCCGAACACTCACTTACCATTGTGGTCTCTATCTTATGCTCTTCCCTACCCTCGAATCCCTCACGCGAACATTGCCCCTTCTGTATGGCTGCAAAAGCACCTCGTCGCCTTCCCTCGCTTCCGAGCAGAATGAACGCCATTGACAAGTCAACATACTTAACCAGCAGCAAAATTGTGCATAAACGCATGTGTGTTATGTGACGGTCGTTGTCTTTTTCCTCAAAACTTTGAGCTTCCTATCTCTCTGCGGTTCCTGTTAACCTCCCTATACCTTGTGGTTGCTTCTGACAGTCGCTGTGCTTTCCCCCTCACATCCTGTGTTCCTCGGCTTTGAGACTCGTTTGCTGCTGCTTGACTCTTATATCTGCGGTTTATATAAGCGCACCAATGTATATGCTTCGTATATGATGTAGATGACTGCCATTCCTTTCACAGTTTGACAGCCTCTTATGAAACTGTGTATGTTTGGTCTGTAAGCATCTTCTGCCAGCTATTATCTGTTCGAAATCAGTATCCTGTGATGTTTTGCAATATTAAGCGCATGTCAATACAGAGTTCAAACAGACTGTGAACTACTGAGGACAGCATTATAAGACAGGAATAAATATATCGGCGCCAGTCATttccatttctttgtttttgtttatttatatttttcttaaacacTAAATGGCAGCTGCTGTGTGATGACTGAGTAGATGTCTACATTTAACCACTGCAGCCTCCATCTTATGGAGTAAAAAACCAACACCAAAACACCTCTACAATAACATGCATCTCTGCTTTCACATAAGCCATAGATCTGTGTTCATACAGTCCTTTATTTAGCGCAGTAACCAGCCAGTCTGCCACTCGTgctttctctcactctctatGCTTTGCAGCGGCTGTATTTCCTGCATGCTCCACCATTCCACGTACGTGCCCAGTGTGGCTCAGATAATGGCCTCTCTCACTCTGCACACACAGAAAAGAGGAGGGGGAGGAGGAAAATGAAGGGAGGGAGAAAACGAGGGAGGGGGGAGGGAGTGAGCTAGCAAACGATAGAGAGAGGGGTGGGGGATTTAAGGCAAAGCAGACGGTGAATGCGAAAAGCAGAAAGAAGAAGGAGAATATAGAAAAGGGAAGGGAGGAGCAGAGAGACATaatgagagagggagaaagagagaaacgaCAGTGGCGATAGGAAGAGAAACAgagcgagtgtgtgtgcgtggggGAGGTGTGTATGACAGAGTgcgtgcgtgagtgtgtgtgcgtccGTGTGCCGCACTGCCTGGCTGACTgagaagagagggagagaaagaaagaaagaaagaaagaaagaaagactgaaAGAGAAAAGAACCCATAGTGGATTTCCACCGGctggcttcttttttttttttatttggcacTGTCTCGAATGCCGTATTCCATGCACTTTCTTGTCCACGTTTCCCACCTTTGTCTCTCCAGCAACGTTATTGGGACAGCTAGACCACTGTGAGTAGATGCCAATCTgttaatttctctctctgtatGCTTGAGCTTTGTATTTTGATTGTGAAAGACACCGGAGTACGGGGGACGGGGAGGGGGgacgggggggggggggggggggggggggggggtgttgtGTGTCTTACCGTGTTCAGCTGTCTACTACTAGGCTTTAAACCCTGTCTGCAGTctctctgttttttgtttgtttatttatttttgtttattttgtttttgctttgtggtGTCAACCTCTGAGACAGCTGTTAATTGTGTGCAATTTCTGAGACATAGTAGATGCAACATACAGAGTTTAAAGGGCACCTCATACTTTTGAGTAAAACCGGTTTTACAGTCTCTTCTGGTTGGGCGTGTTAATGTTTTGGTAGTAGTAGTAGCTCTGTGTCTGTAAGAAGAGGGAGAGAGTTTTGGCAGCGATGAAAGCCCTGGCACGCCTCAGATAATTGCCTAAGCACGTGCTTTCTGCTGTCAAGACAGGTGTGTATTTGCAGGTGTAcggcatatatatatgtgtgtcaCTGATCCAAAGAATCTGATACACATCTTGCACGGCGCATATAATAAATCAACTCTCTGATTGTTGAAATACAAACTATCTAgtgcttttttttgtgtgcaagtGTGTTCTAGTGATCTCTGCGGTGACACTAAGACTATATTGTGAAAGTTTTCGGCATGAAGGAATACACGTGGGTGTTTATTGCATCACTGAAAAGAGGAAAAATAGCCTGTTGTAACAATTGTGTGGTTCAGCTTTTTTGAAGAGTTGAAGTGTGACCATTGTTGGTAAGTGGTAGTCTGACACATGCTTTTGGGACACACAAACAGTCTACTCAGTGGCTGCCACACAGCCCATGGGGGTCCAAACAGACACCATTAGTTAAGGTGAATTCAAAGTGTCTGAACAGCTGCCCATCAGTATAACCCATTTAAAGGGCTGTTACTATGACTGCACAATCAGAGAGGTTTAGACATTTAGTTACAGAACTATTAGTTTAGATGGGTGCCTTGTCTCAGCAGTCTAAACTtcattttatgcaaaaaaaagttCTTATACTATACTCAAATGTTGTAGATGCTTCTACAGAATTACTGCGTAAGACATCTGAATAGACAGAGTTGTgtcagagagagacagagcgtGTCTGTTAGTGGGTTTTTTttcaatggttttttttttttttagttaatgtgATAAAACCACAAGGTCCTCTTTTATAAGATATGCCTTCATCATGGACAAAGCCCTGTGTATTTGTCTTCTGTGCAGCAAACAGGTTTTCATTTCATCAACACTTTCACATAGAAGAGCACTGAAGGCATTATACAAATCATTCACTTAAATTTATGATAATATAGTATGTTTTAGAGATACATTATCACTTAAAAGTGCCACGAAGATGGTTGCTTGTAGATATTGCCCTTTCACACTCATCTGGAGCCAgttcacagtttccacaacatTCCTTTAACCCTTTCAAGAAAAAAGCACAATAGAGAGTTTATAGACCAGCAAAGAGGATATCTGAAAACCAGGAACCAGGAAGAGTTTCTCAGTATGTTGACTTGGGCATTACCAGTTCTATTATAATTGTAAATATGGGGTTGTATTTGCATGAGACAGTTGAACTGGTAGAAGCAGTCTTCATTGTGCCCTTGAAAAATGTAGAGGTAGGCTcaggttattttaataatgtctgcCCAATGACATCAATTAAATTAGACAATACAGCGATAACcaattttatgttatatttgCGGAATGTGTTTTCTTGCaagcagagaaaaaaaagacagagagagagcaaaagaaGAGCATAAGGCAACCCAGGGATCTCCATGGGACAAAGTATTATGTAGTCTTCTTTCAAATCAGGCAGCAACCTTACAGAGAATACCAAGATGGTCCAACAGGTCAGAGTATGTTGTTTAGTTAATAGAGGTAAATGATTATGTCACTATTCCAGGACAAAATGCTatgatgtttgttttaattagttggcaattaatatattaaaatagtatttgCCCTTATTTTTGTATGATGTAATCAATGCATAACACTTCATTGCTACAAAAGGTTTACAAAGATtgaaaaaatatacacacacactcagtagATATATGTAAACTGTCAGTTTGCTGAAGCATTGTCAAGTAACTTATGTTTTTTGCTCTTCTACAGACTGTTTCTGTGGTGGGTTCAGTGGATGGCCCCAGAGGAAGAGGCCAGATGGAAATTGGGTCCCATGACCGCCTGGAAGAAGGCGTGTTAAACCATGAACTGTCTAATGGGCTTAGCAAACATGCagcaaatgaagaaaatatttgtgATGAAGAAGTCAGTGGCGTGGCCAGGGAGCAACACCAGCACAACTACCATGAGGGGGCTGGATGTATTTCCCAGACACCGGGCTGGGTCCCTGAGCAAGCTGGGAAGTCTTCAAATCCTGAATCTCAACAGGGTGCTTGGAGTGGCCAAAATGCCAGCACACCGGTGAATGATGTGGATATGGAGGATGCACGAACCCTGGTGGCCTTTTCTGCTACTGTTGGCTCACTGCCACCTTACACCAACCATCAAACTTCTCAGACTCCTACAGCTCAGCTGTATGAAAGGTTCCATCAGGAAATGTCTAATGGAGGAGATGAGGCCAGAAAGAAAGGTGTGGATGGTGAGTTGTGCCCCCCTGAAGATCTAAACACTCTTCAGGCAGCACTGAGCAAGGCCCGTCATGGCCACAAGCCACCTAACTGTGATTGTGATGGCCCAGACTGCCCTGACTACCTGGAGTGGCTGGAGAAGCAAATCAAAATGGTGGCTAACTCCCAAGATAAAGGTTCTTGTAAGATCGCGGGTGCTCCTCCACAGCCACATGCACAGCATCGTTATTCTCAATCCCAACCTCAACAATGTGGAAGTAACCCCTTGTGTATGCAAGACACAAATCCACAGCCCCTTGTTAACCAGCCTTCTGCTCCTAGACCCTTTGGCCGACCAGCACCTATTCCCTGCTCCCCTAGTGTTCTGTCCATAGCCAAGGAAAGAAATGTTAGCTTGCAAACAGCCATTGCAATTGAGgctctgacccagttgtctGCCACTGTCCCACAAACTGTTGTTTCTCCAGGTGAGTCTTCACCTGCAAATCACCATCAGCATCTGCCAACCTCCTACCCCCAGAGTATGCCACAAGTGGTCTCTTCATCACCTGGTCCTGTTTTGTCCTCCTCTGCTATGCCACGATCCATCCCTCCAGGACATTACCCCCCGGAGGTATCATCATGGGAGCAGCAGAGACCTCAGTCTCAGGGTGAGGCCCCTGCACCTAACTCATCTCACTATGCTTCCCCATACCCATCCTCCAAGTCCCCATTTACAATCATACACCCATCAACCCCTAATCCCCGACCCCAGCAGTGGAACCAGGGCACAGCTGGAAGCTGCGAGAGAAGCTCCCCTCGGAACCCATGGATGATTGAGAACACAGAGTCCCAGCTTCGTTTTGTAAACCCATCCCAAGGCAGCAGTGACCCAGTATCAGAGCTAAAGCAACTCCTTGGAGACACTGGTGGAAAGTACACCAACTCAGCCTTCAAGTTCCCACTCCTTCACCCCAGCTTGCAGGATGGTCGCAAGGGCAGCCTTGCTGGGGTGCCTCACATTAAGCAGGAGGTGGACACAAAGGAGTACCTGGGCTCAGGATGTGCAGTCATGGGCCAAGAGGGGATGGTAAATGGCCAGCAGCCGTTCCAGGGTCAGCAGTTTTCACCCACCATTAGGCACTCAACTCAGGCAGCACTACAGCAGCACCTTCATCATAAGCGTAACCTCTTCTCTAATTCTCCTGCCTTTAGTCCATTAGCCCCCATGGCTTGTCAGAACCTTCGTAAGTGGTGGCCACAGTCTATTCCAGAGAGTCCTTTAACCATCAAACAGGATCACAAAGaacccaaaaagaaaaagagtgcTCAAAGTTCTCCTCTTCTCAAGCAGCCAGTGGGTGGGCTATTTGGTCCACTGGGCACACCTCTTCCAAAACCCAAACAGATTGTTATCAAGAAGCATAAACAGAAAGCTTCCCAACCAACTTTTCTCCCACAGAACCAGATTACAATATCGAAACCTCCCTTCATCTCCGCAGGATATGCACCATCCCTGTCTCAGCTTGTTCCATCTCTACCAGGCATGGAAGCTGGGCTTCCCCCCTCTCAGGTGGCTGAGAGCCACCCAGCTCCAGCTCAATCTCAGGAATCCATTTTAAATGGCAGTAGTACACCTATCTCTGAAAACACTCATTATTCTTCTACCCCTGTGTCAGTCCTAGCACCATCCACCCAGAAGGTGATAGCTTGCTCAGGCCCAGCTGGGCCAAATGACAGCGTCCCAACAACCAGTATCACGCCTCAAACCTCTACAACACAGCCAATTCCTTCTCTGGCTGGCCTCAGTAACCTAGATCCAAAATTTGAAGAGTTGATTCGCCAGTTTGAGGAGGAGTTTGGGGACACCATTTCCTCAGCTTCTGCAGCAGAGACCCCAGAGAATGGCCCTGCTCATCCAGTGGTGACCGAGTCACAACCAAACTCAGGACAAACCAGACCCGAGTCACCATCCCCAACGCAGCCAGTTAACTGCCCTCCTGTTCCCACAAATGAGTCTGAGCCCATGGATGAAGGTCAAAAGGACATGACTGAAAGACTGAAGGAAAAAACACCATTGCCATCTGAGGAGCTCTGCACTGTCAAACAGGAAAGTGAGGAATGTGAGGTGGATGTGAAACCTTCTGGGCAGCTCCCGTCTGTAGCTCAGGATGCATTTCTGGAGCGACAGCACCCCTTCATCACACCTTTCTCCCCTCCAACTAAACGTATAAAGATTGAGTCATCTGGTGGCGTGACTGTGCTCTCCACAACTGCATGTTTCTCTGCAGACAGAGAGGGGGATGATTTGAATACTCCCACCAAGGATATGTTTCCCTCCTCTCCTTCACTTAAAGGTTTTCTTGAGTCACCATTACGCTACCTGGACACTCCCACCAAGAGCCTATTGGATACACCAGGGAAAAATTCCCAACCTGATTTTCCCATCTGTGACTGCGTAGGTAAGTGTGAGAGaattcagggggaaaaaaattctGGTCCAGAAAACTGGGCAAGAGCACTCATATTCTCAAACAGAATATAAAAGCAGATAAACAGACACTGagattttgtgacattataacaCAGCACATCACCCCACTCTACATCCCCTTATATTTTACTGATCAGACAATGAGACCCGCTTAGCTAACCCACCTAACCccctatattttttatttattttttagctcagtttatgttttattatagtttagCTTCATTACAGTTAGCTTTATTACTAGTAaatgttagggttagggttattcCATTAGACTACAACATAGACTAAATTGATCATCAAAATTCCCTTCAGGAAGCcccaaatgtttgtttttcatcacATAATTTCTGCATCAGCACATTTCTCAGGGTAGTGTTGGGCCATGTCTGAGAATGCGTGCTCTATCAGGGGCCGTGCATTGCTCTGCAGTCTGTTCTCTGTGCCTCTTGCAGAGGAACAATAGTTTTGAAGAAAGGAGCCCATTGTAATTCTTTGGGCCAGGGCAGTGCAGCGCCTTCTGTCTATGCTCAGGCTATTGGTACAGTGAGTACAGCTAGTTTCTCCAAAGGAGGCAGTCACACAATGAAGAGAGTCTGCTcatatatcatatgatatactGTGGTCAGACATCAAAGATGGGAGGGACTAGGGAGGACAGGGTGAGAAGAGATGGACTGCAACCTCTCAGCTTGGCCCTCGTATCtcttattttgtcatttcagAGGTTTTGCTGAACTGTGTGAAAGTTGTCCTGTTGCATTGTAACAGCAGCTGATAATTTTTTGCAAATTTCAACTGAAAGATATTCTAATAAGCTATCCTCATTATATAAACCTTATTATACGTGTGATATGTAATTATCAAAATTACTTGCCAAATATGAAAGAAATCACTTAAGAAAGTGTTCATTCAAGGGTAGTAAGCTGTGCCTGAACACTTGTTGGAGCTTGACTGTTACTAAAAGCAAAGGACAATAGAAGGGAGGTTTCCATAGTGAATCCTTATAGCACTCTGTCAACACCACAGGGAACACCCAGTGCCATTTGATacttacaaacacacaaaacacgtCCCATAtgcagtacattcagcagttcTACAGTCTTTATATTGATTTTTAACATATATCTAGTATATATATTTGACTGTTGTATAATTTTTCTCTCAGTCTGTGCTTCTTAAAAGCACTCAGTTTTTCCTATATTTTTAGCTATTCTTAAACTTATTACTGTTACAGTATTTTACTCTGCTGAGTAAGCAGGTAGTATGCATCCActagatgtttttcttttctcacaaacactttttttcataagactttctccttttttatttttgctcacCCACACACAGGACTGACTCATACTATCATTCTAATGGTATTACACATTAGCAATCTGAATCAGCCATTATTGTACAAGAGTGTGTCCATGCTTTAATCTGTATTCTCTTTCACTCTTTGTCTCCCTTAGACCAAATCCTAGAAAAGGACGAGGGCCCATATTACAACCACTTGGGGTCTGGGCCAGACATAGCTTCAGTCAGAAAACTGATGGAAGAGAGGTGAGAGGCACAAGTCAAATTTCTGAATCATTATTGGTTCACACTGTATTCCATAATGTCTTCTTTGCAGATTTTGTTGTGGTCATATTTCTTTGCAAACACAACCTACAGGACATGTAAGGGCCATGTGGGATcctacattaaaataaagtttttattgagggaaattgcaaaaattaaataaaaaaaaacaaagtgtgtACTGAATGTTTGTTTACTTTCTTGATCTTCTATTAAAACAATATGATTAGCTGGAGAAACTATTTTGAATGTTGAATTTAAAGTTCAGCTTGCTTGCTTTTTCTCTAGCAATTGCCTATTCTGTCTTGTCCTTTTTTAGTAAAATGTTATCAAAAAAGTTGGAGGAACATAATTCTCATACACATACAATGAATAACAATCAGATAAACTCACATGAAAATCCATTTATagattgaaatatatttttctacagtTTAAAACAGAAGTTATTAATCTTCAAAAACCACAGAGCAATACTGCTGACCCAACATCATTTGCTTTAAGAGTTCCCTAGCGACCCTTTCATTGTTCAGTTGTTTGGAAGCACTGGCAGTTGGATCCTGGCAACAGATTCTTAACCAGCTGAGGATAAGCATCTCTCTTTTCTGCCGTTTGCTCTCCCATTCCCCTCCTCCCACCTTCCTTCTCTATGATCTTGTCCCCAGGGAATTCCTGACCCAGAATCCAACAGGAGTAACAGGAAATATTGGCATCAGCAGATCGACACAGGGGAGAGACAGGGAGATAGAGAGACAATGAATAGCAGGGGAAAAGAGAAATAATTTAAAGGAAATTAAAGAAGAAGGAGATGAAGTGATGAAAAAGGTTGgggtatatacagtatataaaggGTATATATTAGAGCTTGAAGAAATTAGTATCctgtagttttttgttttttttctctggatACAGATGACAAAAGGAAACAACATTTTCTTTACAGGAACACTATTATATAGGGTCCATATATATACTTGATATACTGTAAAACTTTTACTAATACTTTAATGATTCTGTGATCATTCAGAAGTGAAGAAGAATATGAAAAGCTCCACAGGGTGTTGCCCCCTTTCCCCTGTAAGCATACAGAAGCTAAAACTTCCTTGACCCATTTGGATAGAGTATCTCCACCTTTGCTGACCTCTGGTACACTTGTCCACTCTCATTGCTTTATTTGAGAACTGATTGAGGGCATAGTGGCTGTAATTTCTATAGCCTGAGTCATCTCCTCTGAGATAGAGGGGGAGCTGGTTGGTAGAGGAAGAACCTCCCCTTTGTTTGTCTGTCAGACAGTGGCTATAGCCTTCTTAAGCCTAAGCCTGACCCCTTTGTGGCCTTTGACCTTATAGCCCACCCCTGTGGATCTTGGAAGCTCTCCACCAGACTGTGTAGTTataactgaacagtatttatactTCCCACATGCTGCTGTTATGCTCATGCCCTGAGAGTTTCATTTGAGGAGACAAGCAATTTTTGCCTGCGAACATGGGCCATCATATACAAATGTGTATTAGGACAGAGTATCACCCACTACTTCACTATATCACATTACATATGTAACCGTTCAATACATTTCAACGTATCACAATATCATAATTGCATTACTAAAGCTATACCTGACTCTTCACACTGGCTCTGACTACCTTAAATCCTCGATTTGAATTCTACATATGTGCACCCAAATCTGATTTAAGTATAGAGTGATTTAAAATGGGTCTTCATTAAGATTGAGGAGGGTTGTTGTTTTCATGTTGCATTATTAAACTGTGTAATTTGAGTTAACTATGTCCCTTTCTCTCCCCTTATTATTCCAGGTATGGAGAGAAGGGTGAAGCCATTCGTATTGAGAGGGTGGTTTACACAGGGCGAGAAGGAAAGAGCTCTCAGGGATGTCCTATCGCTAAGTGGGTAAGTGTGGAAATCTACATATTTCTAATATCAACTATTCGTTGGGTTACCTGAATGATTGGAAAATAAATCAGCttttaagggttagtttacccaaaaatgaaaattctggcattaattactcgccctcaacccataagacctttgttcatcttcagaacacaaattaagatgtttttgatgaaatccgagagctttttgatcccccatagacagcaacgcagttaccactttcaaggcccagaaaggtaaagacattgttaaaatagagcatgtgactacagtggttcaaccttaattttatgaagcgtcgagaatatttttttgtgcgcaaaaataaataaataaataaaaataactttattcaagaATTTTTTTCTCTTCCGTGTCAGTATAGAACGcttcacgtgagcaccacgacaTATGCATGTAGTGCTGATGCAGGGGCCggtcaatactgagccggcgttctgacagagaacccggaagcgcaccactgtgtttacaacgtgAAAAGCGTCAGAGACtaacacagaagagaagaaattgttgaataaagtcattatttttgtttgtttttttttttgcacaaaaaaatttTGAtaatcaaaaataccttaatttgtgttctgaagatgaacgaaggtcttacgggtttggaacgaaatgagggtgagtaattaatgacagaattttcatttttggtgaactaaccttttaacatGGTTTGGAGTTCATTTGAGCCAAACAAGTATGTTTCTTAGAACCTTCTGGCATTCAAAAACAGCTAGTCAGCATGCACTGTGGGACTATTTTGAACTTCAAATGTCATAAGACATGACATAGCAGTCAAAGACGTCTCTCCGAATCTTTTCTTTACATTGTAACCCTGCCCGAGTGGGAAAATAATTTACAAGTTACATACATAAGATTTCTGTCTTCCTGCTGTAAACACACCTACAGATTAGCATCTACCATATGCCTTCATCATTACTGACTGTCGTTCTCTCTGTAGGTGATTCGTCGCAGCAGTGAGAAGGAGAAATTGTTATGCATTGTGAAGCAACGACCTGGGCACCACTGTGCCAAttctgttattgttgttgtcaTCTTGGCCTGGGAAGGCGTTCCCCGTGCTCTGGGAGATAAACTGTACAGAGAACTCACAGAAACCATCATCAAATATGGCAACCCCACCAGCCGCCGCTGTGGACTCAATGACGAGTGAGTTTTGAACACAactgatatgtttttttttgttttgttttgttttgttttgttttggggggGGCTGATTTGGGTATGAAGTATCCATGTTGTATCACATGTACATCGGTCAACCATCAAGTGGAGTTATATTGGATGATTTACTGTCAAAATTTGTTGACCTAAGGACAACTTTTGAATCATTCCTTTGATTATATTAGGTACATTATAAGCAGTTTAACAGCATTTTTCTAGACTGTTTTTAGAGtcattgtaaaataatgaaataattgtttatgcaagtcacattATTGACTGATATTGCAGAGCTCTTACATCACAAATACAGTTTAATCACATGTTTACATAATGCAGTATTGTAATCAAGCATAATTTAAGGAAAAGCCTCAGAGTATGTCATCTATTGTAAGAGTTTATAGTGACTACTAATTAAATTCATGGTGGGTGCCTTTTGCAGTCGAACCTGTGCATGCCAAGGGAAGGACCCAGATACCTGTGGAGCTTCCTTCTCTTTTGGCTGCTCCTGGAGCATGTACTTCAATGGATGCAAGTATGCTCGAAGCAAAAACCCTCGCAAGTTCAGACTTCAGGGAGACCACCCCAAAGAGGTTAGTTGCACATAAAGAAGGGGAGAataatactttaatgtaattggGGTTATTTTTATAAGCCCAATAAAAACAGtcaagggttttttttgtttgttttttttgtacaggAGGACGATCTCAGGGATAACTTCCAAAACTTGGCCACACATGTGGCCCCTATATATAAGCGGCTGGCTCCCCAGGCCTACAGTAACCAGGTTTGTTTTATATGACTATTAGAAATAGTCAGTGTAGTCACACTACACTGAATGGTTCACAGTTCATACCATTCAGGCACATTAAATCAAACAGCTTTTCTGGTAATTGGTTTGGTGGGGTTTCAggtgttcaaaaagtttatgattttaatgttttagaactttatatttatacagtgaatTACGGAATCAGGAAGTGTGgaagaaataaacagaaaattgattaatttatttacaatatttttgtgtgtgtgttactcaGTGTTTAAATGAGAACATTGCTTCAGACTGTCGGTT
This Ctenopharyngodon idella isolate HZGC_01 chromosome 5, HZGC01, whole genome shotgun sequence DNA region includes the following protein-coding sequences:
- the tet3 gene encoding methylcytosine dioxygenase TET3; amino-acid sequence: MHKLKGGSGPPVQDIYEFSVDEEDPNVFLGTRSARVVSPAADYIRSEHEQAGMFSLPQMEGQELMESVVPQKKKRKRCGVCGPCMQKENCGTCSNCLNRKIGHQICKLRKCDELKRRKSPWEVEYFEDVKTRSVIPNLAKETVSVVGSVDGPRGRGQMEIGSHDRLEEGVLNHELSNGLSKHAANEENICDEEVSGVAREQHQHNYHEGAGCISQTPGWVPEQAGKSSNPESQQGAWSGQNASTPVNDVDMEDARTLVAFSATVGSLPPYTNHQTSQTPTAQLYERFHQEMSNGGDEARKKGVDGELCPPEDLNTLQAALSKARHGHKPPNCDCDGPDCPDYLEWLEKQIKMVANSQDKGSCKIAGAPPQPHAQHRYSQSQPQQCGSNPLCMQDTNPQPLVNQPSAPRPFGRPAPIPCSPSVLSIAKERNVSLQTAIAIEALTQLSATVPQTVVSPGESSPANHHQHLPTSYPQSMPQVVSSSPGPVLSSSAMPRSIPPGHYPPEVSSWEQQRPQSQGEAPAPNSSHYASPYPSSKSPFTIIHPSTPNPRPQQWNQGTAGSCERSSPRNPWMIENTESQLRFVNPSQGSSDPVSELKQLLGDTGGKYTNSAFKFPLLHPSLQDGRKGSLAGVPHIKQEVDTKEYLGSGCAVMGQEGMVNGQQPFQGQQFSPTIRHSTQAALQQHLHHKRNLFSNSPAFSPLAPMACQNLRKWWPQSIPESPLTIKQDHKEPKKKKSAQSSPLLKQPVGGLFGPLGTPLPKPKQIVIKKHKQKASQPTFLPQNQITISKPPFISAGYAPSLSQLVPSLPGMEAGLPPSQVAESHPAPAQSQESILNGSSTPISENTHYSSTPVSVLAPSTQKVIACSGPAGPNDSVPTTSITPQTSTTQPIPSLAGLSNLDPKFEELIRQFEEEFGDTISSASAAETPENGPAHPVVTESQPNSGQTRPESPSPTQPVNCPPVPTNESEPMDEGQKDMTERLKEKTPLPSEELCTVKQESEECEVDVKPSGQLPSVAQDAFLERQHPFITPFSPPTKRIKIESSGGVTVLSTTACFSADREGDDLNTPTKDMFPSSPSLKGFLESPLRYLDTPTKSLLDTPGKNSQPDFPICDCVDQILEKDEGPYYNHLGSGPDIASVRKLMEERYGEKGEAIRIERVVYTGREGKSSQGCPIAKWVIRRSSEKEKLLCIVKQRPGHHCANSVIVVVILAWEGVPRALGDKLYRELTETIIKYGNPTSRRCGLNDDRTCACQGKDPDTCGASFSFGCSWSMYFNGCKYARSKNPRKFRLQGDHPKEEDDLRDNFQNLATHVAPIYKRLAPQAYSNQCLNENIASDCRLGMKEGRPFSGVTACMDFCAHAHKDQHNLHNGCTVVCTLTKEDNRTVGTIPEDEQLHVLPLYKISTTDEFGSEENQRLKMQTGAIQVLSNFRREVRKLPEPAKSCRQRRLEAKKAASEKKNRKLQLAETPEKTVKMEIHHMESPHPQQGNKAIPKQEVKPTIKKEPVDRFQPFNGAIHGYPALGNGKTTPDPHSMSSSFSYPGNYARGCIPTNSQPPAQSPINGFHPNLQEIRYGYYNYPPSALFPPELLGYDKGVWPKAGDPSATPFEQKPDVQCLQAKLAQAYPSRPGQSQQQMADASIQGYPHPSEVSQSPVPPSRTPSLSLEQTHRSTPIIKQEPMDVPLYDGRSNGQAQSCPSTPSTTPKPEGWPEHKPNGSIVSKGWDANIRTGPTNSPFTPDKQRLHQQHPHQHEHLQYPQKQQWNSYPCPNTLMSSPAPSPSPSLKGGPSPAPSPHPSTPRQWGSPAPSPQPKAWSPYGPMGYGTGGIIQGNPAGAFPDKMLSQAGANCGSAPLGLQEKAWKSGGASAAGSTPSPAPEGRLFPDALQRSNGQACWDSEAETQSERDPEEEEVWSDSEHNFLDPNIGGVAVAPAHGSILIECARRELHATTPLKKPDRSHPSRISLVFYQHKNLNQPSHGLALWESKMKLLAERARQRQQEAALLGLSQEDIKAYGKKRKWAAGSASPSPGQTKDKRDGVMTRMAPTQHTTTIVTVSPYPSTQLTGPYSRFV